Genomic DNA from Candidatus Obscuribacterales bacterium:
GTGGCCCATCACCGACCTGGCAGATCTCCTCAGTCTGAATGCCACCACCTGTGCCCAGATTACCCAACATGTTGCTACTGATTCTAACCATCCGCCCCTCTTTTTTTGTGCCCTGCATCAATGGCTACGCTGGTTGCCCCTGGATCGTCTCGATCTAGTTTGGGCGGTGCGATCGCTCCCAGCCCTAATCGGTGTCGCCTGTATTGCCGCCATGTACTGGCTTGGCCGCGTCACCCTCTCGCCCCGCACTGGCTTGGCTGCCGCCTTACTCATGGCCGTCTCTCCCTTTGCCGTCTACCTCTCCCAGGAAGCACGCCACTATACCCTACCGATGCTGCTGATCATCCTTTCCCTCGCCACCCTTGTGCAGATGCAGCAGGATCTACAGCGGCAGCATCTACGCTGGCCCCTGTGGTTAGCCTGGGTAGGACTGAGCCTCCTAGGCCTCTATGTGCATTACTTCGTCGCCCTAGCGATCGCTGCCCAGGTCATCACCCTGATCCTTTGGCTGCTGTGGCACGATTGGCAAGAACAGCAGGTGAGCTATGCTGGCTGGCGATGGATCGGTATCACCCTCATGGGTCTGGCCCTGGGCTATGCCCCTTGGCTGCCTACCTTCTGGGCCCACCTCAACCGTCCTGAAGCTAGTTGGCTAACCATTGTTGATCCTAGCTGGGGCGATCGCTTCATGCCCTTACTGCAACTGGTCATGGGATGGATTCTTATGGTGGTGGCCCTGCCCGTTGAACACCAGCCCCTACCGATCATCCTGCTATCTGGCACGCTTATGATCCTCATCTTTGGCATCATGCTGTGGCGCTGTTGGCAACCGGCGATCGCCCTCCGACAATCAGCCCGACGCTACCCGGCAATTACATTACTAGCTGGGTTCACGCTCTGTATGGTGCTGGAATTTTTAGCCATTGTTTACGGTTTGGGCAAAGACCTGACCCTAGCGCCCCGCTATGGCTTCGTCTACTATCCCGGCTGTTGTCTTTTGCTCGGTGCCCTGCTCACCCTTCCCGAACCCTGGAAAATCCAGCGGCGATCGCTCCTCTGGGGCATAGGTCTCGTAGGCGTTATCAGCAGCCTGTTCGTCAGCTACGGCCTAGCGTTCCAAAAACCCTACTATCCCGATCGCGTAGCCCAAACCTTTTACTCCAATCCCGATCGCTCCCTAGCCCTCTTAACCGTCGATCAATCCTTCCAAGACGTAGCTCTGGGGCTTAGCTTTGCCGTGGCGATCGATAGTCATGCTCGCCAGTTGCCCCCTTCATCCTCCCCTACCTCCATTCAACTCAGCTTCATCCATCGTTCCGCTGGCTATCGTCCCGTATGGCGACAACTGGCGAGCTTGGGCGGAAACGTACCGCGACCCGCCAATCTCTGGACGATTCTCACCCCCAATACCAACCCTAGTGGTTTACCGTTAACCCTCGATCTATCTACCTCAGCAGCTGATCCAACGCCCCCTTGCCAGCAGGTGGAGGATCAGCGCTATCGCACCGGGCACCTCTACCAGCTTTACGAATGTCTACCCTAGCGATCGCCCCGAGCCGATGCCTAACTCGCGTACAATCAAACCAGGCACTAAGTGCCTGATGTCCTTACGTTTGAATGATGTCCCATGTCTGCGCTTGAACCACTCTACGAAGGCAAAGCCAAACTTCTCTACCGCACCGATGATCCAGAAGTGCTGCTGACCCGCTTCAAAGACGACGCTACGGCCTTTAATGCCCAGAAGCGCGGGCAGATTGTTGGCAAAGGGGCCATCAACTGCGAAATTTCTAGCTATCTTTTTCAGGTTCTAGAGCAAAGCGGCATTCCTACCCACTTTATTGATTGCCCGAGTGCCACTGAGATGCGCGTCCGGGCGGTTACCATTCTGCCCATCGAGGTGGTGGTGCGCAATATCGCTGCCGGTAGCCTATGCAAACAAACTGGCATTGCCCTAGGCACCGTCTTGCCCCAGCCCTTGGTGGAGTTTTATTACAAAAATGATGCTTTAGGCGATCCGTTGCTGACCCGCGATCGCCTTTTGCTGATGGAGTTGGCTACACCGGAACAACTTGAGAACCTGCAGAATCAAGCCTTGCAAATCAATCAGCGGCTGATCGACTTCTTCCAAAGCTGCGGCATTACCCTGGTAGACTTCAAGCTAGAGTTTGGGGTTGATGGTCAACAACGGATGATTTTAGCTGACGAAATTAGCCCGGATACTTGTCGGCTATGGAACCAGTCCACTGATGATCCAAACCAGCGGGTGATGGACAAAGACCGCTTCCGCCAGGATCTAGGTCAGGTTGAGGCTGCCTATCAACAAGTCTTGGAACGGATCAAGGAAAACCGCGTCTAGGGTATCCAACTAGCAAGCCTACAGTTTTGCTGTTCGTGTTCGATATGTCCCACTGTCAGCGTCGGTCCTAGGGTGTTGATTCAGTATCTTAGGGCTTCAAGCTCGAAGCATAAACCTCCTGCTTAAGAGGTTGAAATTAGTGGCTTCTCCACGAGGTCATGGACTCGGCTTGAAATTGACATGTTGGGAATGGGTAGCAATGCTGTAAAATCTTGGCGTTTACCAATTGTGATCAGATGTAGCTCTGCTAATTGCAGATTTATCGAGGATGGCCTGCAGCTGCAGCTTCAACCGATGCATCCAGCGATCGCCCATTGGAATTGGTAGCGCTAGTTCTGCCCTTGGCAGACCGTGGTGTGTGGACAAGCAATAGAAACTCAACTATGCAATTTTCTCCTGTCTTACTGGCAGTTTTGACGGTTTCGACGACTCTGGGCCTGGCCACCGCTGCCACTGCTGCTCCAGAGAGCGCTACCCTCGAAGCTAATGAAACTCGTCAAGCTCCCTCCTCAGGCGCGTCTAGGACGCTATTTACGCCCGTCGGGTATGGCAGCGATCGCCTCCCAGCTATACCCAGCCCAGAGCACATGGTCGATGGTGTTGATGGTGAGGCTGTGGCGTCTTCGCCTTTGCTCGATCTAGAAGCCGCAGAACCGGAAGCGATCGCCCCAGAGCCAGGGTCTCTTACACCGGACGCGATCGCTCAGGTGGATCCTGATGAAGACAACCCCGACGCTCTAGAATTTGAGATCACTCCTTCCCCCACTCTGGACTTAGATCTCACGCCACCCAGCACCACGCCACCCCCAGCCACGCCCCAGCCCCCTGCTGGTAATGTTGAGGCTGATGACGAAGAAACTCGGGTTTTGGTAGCCGAAGTGGTAGTGGTGGGAGCTGAAGGAGACCTAGAAGACGAAGTCTATCGGGTGATTAGCACCCAGGCAGGGCGTACCGCCACCCGCTCCCAGCTACAAAATGACATCAACGCCATTTTTGCAACCGGGTGGTTTTCCAATGTGCGCGCCGTGCCATCCGATACTCCCCTAGGAGTTCGGGTGACCTACGAAGTCACCCCGAACCCAGTGCTGCGATCGGTGCAGGCTCCCGACACTCAGGTGCTGCCTCCCGGACAACTTGATGAGATCTTTGGCGATCAGTATGGCACAACCTTAAACCTCCGCCGCTTAGACGGCGGCATTCGCAGACTGAACGAGTGGTATCAAGCCGAAGGCTACATTCTTGCCCAAGTTGTAGACGCTCCCGATGTCAGTAGCGATGGTGTCGTTACCCTAGACATTGCCGAAGGGGTGATTGAAGACATTCGGGTACAGTTTATTGACGAAACGGGTGAAACCGTTGATGAAGATGGTGAGCCGATTACGGGCAGAACCCGCGAATTCATCGTCACCCGAGAGCTGCAGGCCCAACCCGGTGAGGTTTTTAACCAAAACCAAATCTCCCAGGATCTACAGCGGGTCTTTAACCTTGGCATCTTCGATGATGTGCGCCTAGCCCTAGCTCCCGGAGAAGATCCTCGCAACGTAGACGTTGTCGTTAGCTTAGTAGAAGGCAATACAGGTTCCCTTGCAGCGGGTCTAGGCTTCAGCGGCTCGACGGGTATCTTTGGTACCGTTAGCTATCAGCAACGCAACCTCGGCGGCAACAACCAGCGTTTGGGCGCTGAGGTGCAGGTGGGTGAACGGGGCTTCTTGTTTGACGTCAACTTTACCGATCCATGGATTGGTGGAGATCCCTATCAAACGTCCTACACCGTCAATGCGTTTAACCGCCGCTCGATCTCCCTGGTCTTTGATGGTGGCGATCCGGAAGTGCGCTTGCCCGATGACGAGAATCCTAACGATATTGAAGCCGGCGATCGCCCCCGAATTGACCGCCTAGGCGGCGGGGTCAGCTTTACCCGTCCCTTGGATGAATGGCTAGGCTGGGACAACTGGCGCGGTTCCTTGGGGCTTGAGGTGCAGCGTGTATCGGTACGGGACTCTGACGGTGACATCAACCCCTTCGATGCCCTCGGCAACCAACTAAGCTTTGACGATGATGGTACGGATAACCTGTTTATCCTGCAGCTTGGTTTGGTAAACGACCAGCGCAACAACCCTCTGCAACCGACCAGCGGTTCTGTCCTGCGAGTGGGTACAGAACAAAGCGTTCCCATTGGCAGCGGCAGCATTCTGTTCAACCGGCTGCGGGCTAGCTACAGCCGCTATTTCCCGGTCAACTTCACTAACTTTAGAGAAGAAGGCCCAGAAACCCTCGCCTTCAACGTGCAGGTGGGTACGGTTTTTGGTGACCTACCCCCCTACGAAGCCTTCTCCATCGGGGGAACTGACTCCGTTCGTGGCTATGGCTCGGGTGAAGTGGGCAGTGGTCGTAGCTTCCTTCAAGCCACGGCAGAATATCGCTTCCCAGTCTTGTCTATCATCGGTGGAGCCCTGTTCGTAGACTTTGGTACTGACCTAGGAACTGCCGACAATGTGCCAGGCCAGCCCGCGAACGTGCGTGGTAAGCCCGGCTCAGGCTTTGGCATCGGGGCTGGGATTCGCGTCCAGTCTCCCCTCGGGCCCATCCGCATCGACTACGGCGTTAGTGATGATGGCGATGGCCGCTTCCACTTTGGCATTGGAGAACGATTCTAATGGGCGCAGGGCCGCAGGCAGAGCAGAGTCATGGGGATCTGGACGACCATCCCCATCAGCATGGATTAGCATCGCCTTGGCAGCACACCCTCGCCACGCCGGTCGAGCGGTCGGGGGTGGGGCTGCATTCAGGGCTACAGACGACCGTGCGCCTCTGCCCAGCTTCGGCACCCCTAGGGCGCTCCTTTGTGCGGGTAGATTTGCCTGATCGACCCACCATTCCCGCCCATGTGAGCGCTCTCCATCAAACCCAGCTCTCGACAGAACTGGCGATCGCCTCTGCTACGGTGAGAACCGTAGAGCATCTGCTGGCGGCCCTGGCTGGCCTGGGCGTAGACAACGTCTCCATTGAGATCGACGGCCCTGAAGTGCCCCTCCTAGATGGATCGGCTCTCGAATGGGTAGAAGCGATCGCTCAAGCCAGCTTGGTTCGCCAAGACGCTCCCCGCGCCCGCTATGTGCTAGATGAGCCTGTATGGGTACAAGACGGAGATGCGTTTGTGGTGGCGATGCCAGCCCCGGAACTGCGGTTTACCTATGGTATCGACTTTGACCTAGAGGCGATCGGTAATCAATGGCAAAGCTGGAGCCCTAGTCAACACCCCTTCCAGAGCGCGATCGCTCCAGCTAGAACTTTTGGCCTAGCCGATCAAATTGAACAACTTCAGCAGGCCGGCCTCATCAAGGGTGGTAGCCTAGACAATGCCCTCGTCTGTGGAACCCAGGGATGGATCAACCCACCCCTACGATTTTCAAACGAGCCAGTCCGCCATAAGCTTTTAGACTTAGTAGGAGATATTAGCCTTATCGGGCTATTCCCCCAGGCTCACATCACCGCCTACAAAGCTAGTCATCGGCTACACACCGCGTTTGCCCACCAGTTGTCTAGCCGTATCGACCAGCCGTCTAACTGCACCATGGACGGATGATAGGCAGTTTGAGGGTTCCTTACTGTACTGTTGTGTTCGATGCCTTTTTAAAAAACTAGCCCATGTCTACACTGACTGACCTACAGACCTCAACCGATCACTTGGATCCAGCCTTGGATCCAGCCGAGCCAGACGTTCCGGCTCCGGCCACAAGCCTCAGCCTAGAAGAGATCCATCAGCTTCTGCCCCA
This window encodes:
- a CDS encoding glycosyltransferase family 39 protein encodes the protein MTSTQPRLDQPRLSYPEQHYRALTAILLVGTGLRFLNLGQKTLWLDEMLTVLFSLGRNSADIPRETWWPITDLADLLSLNATTCAQITQHVATDSNHPPLFFCALHQWLRWLPLDRLDLVWAVRSLPALIGVACIAAMYWLGRVTLSPRTGLAAALLMAVSPFAVYLSQEARHYTLPMLLIILSLATLVQMQQDLQRQHLRWPLWLAWVGLSLLGLYVHYFVALAIAAQVITLILWLLWHDWQEQQVSYAGWRWIGITLMGLALGYAPWLPTFWAHLNRPEASWLTIVDPSWGDRFMPLLQLVMGWILMVVALPVEHQPLPIILLSGTLMILIFGIMLWRCWQPAIALRQSARRYPAITLLAGFTLCMVLEFLAIVYGLGKDLTLAPRYGFVYYPGCCLLLGALLTLPEPWKIQRRSLLWGIGLVGVISSLFVSYGLAFQKPYYPDRVAQTFYSNPDRSLALLTVDQSFQDVALGLSFAVAIDSHARQLPPSSSPTSIQLSFIHRSAGYRPVWRQLASLGGNVPRPANLWTILTPNTNPSGLPLTLDLSTSAADPTPPCQQVEDQRYRTGHLYQLYECLP
- the purC gene encoding phosphoribosylaminoimidazolesuccinocarboxamide synthase; translated protein: MSALEPLYEGKAKLLYRTDDPEVLLTRFKDDATAFNAQKRGQIVGKGAINCEISSYLFQVLEQSGIPTHFIDCPSATEMRVRAVTILPIEVVVRNIAAGSLCKQTGIALGTVLPQPLVEFYYKNDALGDPLLTRDRLLLMELATPEQLENLQNQALQINQRLIDFFQSCGITLVDFKLEFGVDGQQRMILADEISPDTCRLWNQSTDDPNQRVMDKDRFRQDLGQVEAAYQQVLERIKENRV
- a CDS encoding BamA/TamA family outer membrane protein gives rise to the protein MQFSPVLLAVLTVSTTLGLATAATAAPESATLEANETRQAPSSGASRTLFTPVGYGSDRLPAIPSPEHMVDGVDGEAVASSPLLDLEAAEPEAIAPEPGSLTPDAIAQVDPDEDNPDALEFEITPSPTLDLDLTPPSTTPPPATPQPPAGNVEADDEETRVLVAEVVVVGAEGDLEDEVYRVISTQAGRTATRSQLQNDINAIFATGWFSNVRAVPSDTPLGVRVTYEVTPNPVLRSVQAPDTQVLPPGQLDEIFGDQYGTTLNLRRLDGGIRRLNEWYQAEGYILAQVVDAPDVSSDGVVTLDIAEGVIEDIRVQFIDETGETVDEDGEPITGRTREFIVTRELQAQPGEVFNQNQISQDLQRVFNLGIFDDVRLALAPGEDPRNVDVVVSLVEGNTGSLAAGLGFSGSTGIFGTVSYQQRNLGGNNQRLGAEVQVGERGFLFDVNFTDPWIGGDPYQTSYTVNAFNRRSISLVFDGGDPEVRLPDDENPNDIEAGDRPRIDRLGGGVSFTRPLDEWLGWDNWRGSLGLEVQRVSVRDSDGDINPFDALGNQLSFDDDGTDNLFILQLGLVNDQRNNPLQPTSGSVLRVGTEQSVPIGSGSILFNRLRASYSRYFPVNFTNFREEGPETLAFNVQVGTVFGDLPPYEAFSIGGTDSVRGYGSGEVGSGRSFLQATAEYRFPVLSIIGGALFVDFGTDLGTADNVPGQPANVRGKPGSGFGIGAGIRVQSPLGPIRIDYGVSDDGDGRFHFGIGERF
- the lpxC gene encoding UDP-3-O-acyl-N-acetylglucosamine deacetylase; the encoded protein is MGAGPQAEQSHGDLDDHPHQHGLASPWQHTLATPVERSGVGLHSGLQTTVRLCPASAPLGRSFVRVDLPDRPTIPAHVSALHQTQLSTELAIASATVRTVEHLLAALAGLGVDNVSIEIDGPEVPLLDGSALEWVEAIAQASLVRQDAPRARYVLDEPVWVQDGDAFVVAMPAPELRFTYGIDFDLEAIGNQWQSWSPSQHPFQSAIAPARTFGLADQIEQLQQAGLIKGGSLDNALVCGTQGWINPPLRFSNEPVRHKLLDLVGDISLIGLFPQAHITAYKASHRLHTAFAHQLSSRIDQPSNCTMDG